A region of Panicum virgatum strain AP13 chromosome 8N, P.virgatum_v5, whole genome shotgun sequence DNA encodes the following proteins:
- the LOC120684549 gene encoding G-type lectin S-receptor-like serine/threonine-protein kinase SD2-5, which produces MRHFCVLTAVLLLLGFFIHLNVVVGQPSAVAPPRSWKVSNMERRDNGSSIFPILGSSIMSYTTYFGFYTIDDGHSFVLSIVIFDTQGPDIRSASPEVIWSANPDNPVNHDATLNFTREGDLLLQDGNGTMVWSTATKSKSVAGMGLDVSGNLVLINKHNSSVWQSFDHPTDTLVMGQSLCTGMNLSVMTSDTKWPSGRVYLSARWNGLLYSFKPATYTRLFATDTSSPCSDFRNNRSFGILENMFSLPLARSLQFMRLEPDGHLRLYEMQGVGQGSLMVFDVLSTKMNFCDYPMACGDYSVCSKGQCSCPSLSNFKFQNERLPSAGCKPLSSTSCNQPQHHQLIQVNNVSYFSNSVFTSLAISTSENVCWQSCLIDCGCKVVVFQKFQNSIYYPDGGYCLLVLEDMAISFAEDSSDHFSMFVKIQGNHSEKRRIITIVLSSIAGFCLISILVCVALWKKYKKDEEAPFDVIPGIPKRFSLDELEVATGHFSIKLGGGGFGSVFKGRIGNQTIAVKRLEGLEQGMEEFLAEVKTIGRIHHFNLIRLVGFCAEKSHKLLVYEYLSNGSLDKWIFSKSTVFTLSWKTRRDIILGIARGLSYLHEECEQKIAHLDIKPQNILLDDKFSAKVSDFGLSKMINRDQSKVMTRMRGTRGYLAPEWLGSKITEKADIYSFGVVMAEIICGRENLDESQPEDSIHLISLLQEKAMIGQLSDLVDTSSNDMKLHMQEVVEVMKLAMWCLQVDSSRRPLMSTIAKVLEGVMSMEAIPDCTLVLSFAPNNTVGSDSSYVPSDSHLSGPR; this is translated from the coding sequence ATGCGGCATTTTTGCGTGCTGACGGCCGTCCTTTTATTGCTTGGCTTCTTTATCCACCTCAATGTTGTTGTTGGTCAGCCCTCTGCTGTAGCTCCCCCAAGATCTTGGAAAGTTTCAAATATGGAGCGCAGAGACAATGGATCCAGTATCTTTCCCATTCTTGGCAGTAGTATCATGTCCTACACAACCTATTTTGGCTTCTATACCATAGATGATGGCCATTCATTCGTTCTCTCTATTGTGATTTTTGACACCCAAGGTCCAGACATCCGGTCTGCCAGCCCTGAAGTCATCTGGTCTGCCAATCCTGACAATCCTGTAAACCATGACGCGACCTTAAACTTCACCAGGGAAGGGGATTTGCTCCTCCAAGATGGTAATGGTACCATGGTGTGGTCCACGGCCACAAAGAGCAAGTCCGTCGCTGGTATGGGCCTTGATGTTTCCGGGAACCTTGTTCTTATCAATAAACATAACTCCTCTGTTTGGCAGTCCTTTGACCACCCAACTGATACATTGGTAATGGGGCAGTCACTTTGCACGGGAATGAACCTCAGTGTCATGACCTCAGACACAAAATGGCCATCTGGCAGGGTTTATCTTTCTGCACGGTGGAACGGGTTGTTATACAGTTTCAAACCAGCAACATATACAAGGTTGTTTGCAACTGATACATCATCACCTTGTTCTGACTTTCGTAATAATCGTAGCTTTGGGATACTAGAAAACATGTTCTCCCTACCCTTGGCAAGATCATTACAATTTATGAGACTGGAGCCTGATGGGCATTTAAGGCTCTACGAGATGCAAGGAGTTGGCCAGGGCAGCCTGATGGTATTTGATGTATTAAGCACAAAGATGAACTTTTGCGATTATCCAATGGCCTGCGGGGATTATAGTGTCTGCAGTAAGGGACAGTGTTCTTGTCCTAGTTTGAGCAACTTTAAGTTCCAAAATGAACGGCTACCAAGCGCAGGATGCAAACCCTTAAGTAGCACCTCCTGCAACCAACCGCAACACCACCAGTTAATACAAGTCAACAATGTTTCTTACTTCAGTAACAGCGTATTCACGTCATTAGCCATTTCAACTTCTGAAAATGTTTGCTGGCAGTCATGCCTAATAGATTGTGGTTGCAAAGTAGTggttttccaaaaattccaaaacAGTATTTACTATCCTGATGGTGGTTACTGCTTGTTGGTATTGGAGGACATGGCAATTTCATTTGCAGAGGATTCATCAGATCACTTTTCAATGTTCGTAAAGATACAAGGTAATCACTCAGAAAAAAGGAGAATAATTACTATTGTTCTTAGTTCAATTGCTGGATTTTGTCTGATATCTATCTTAGTTTGCGTGGCACTATGGAAGAAATACAAGAAAGACGAGGAAGCACCTTTTGATGTCATACCTGGAATACCAAAGCGTTTCTCGTTGGATGAGTTAGAAGTTGCTACTGGCCACTTCTCCATAAAACTTGGAGGTGGTGGCTTTGGGTCTGTATTCAAAGGCAGGATAGGCAACCAAACTATAGCTGTCAAACGCTTGGAGGGTCTCGAGCAAGGAATGGAAGAGTTCTTAGCAGAGGTCAAGACAATTGGCAGAATCCATCACTTTAACCTGATAAGGTTAGTAGGCTTCTGTGCAGAGAAATCACATAAGCTTCTTGTCTACGAATACTTGTCCAATGGCTCGTTAGACAAATGGATCTTTTCCAAAAGTACAGTCTTTACTCTCTCTTGGAAAACTAGACGTGACATCATCTTGGGCATTGCTAGGGGTCTGTCTTACCTCCACGAAGAATGCGAGCAAAAGATTGCTCATTTAGATATCAAGCCACAGAACATTCTCTTGGATGACAAATTCAGTGCTAAGGTCTCAGACTTTGGACTCTCGAAAATGATAAACAGGGATCAAAGCAAAGTTATGACTCGAATGCGAGGAACGCGTGGATATCTTGCACCTGAATGGCTGGGCTCAAAAATCACAGAGAAGGCTGACATCTACAGCTTTGGGGTTGTGATGGCTGAGATCATCTGTGGTCGAGAAAATTTGGATGAATCGCAACCCGAGGATAGCATCCATTTGATAAGCCTGCTTCAAGAGAAGGCAATGATTGGCCAGTTATCTGATTTGGTGGACACTAGCAGCAATGACATGAAGTTGCATATGCAAGAGGTCGTGGAAGTGATGAAGCTTGCAATGTGGTGCTTGCAGGTTGATAGCAGCAGACGACCCTTGATGTCAACAATCGCCAAGGTGTTGGAAGGGGTGATGAGCATGGAGGCTATCCCTGACTGCACTTTGGTCCTTAGTTTTGCTCCAAACAATACCGTGGGATCAGATTCTTCTTATGTTCCTTCTGACTCACATTTATCAGGGCCTAGGTGA